The Arachis ipaensis cultivar K30076 chromosome B05, Araip1.1, whole genome shotgun sequence nucleotide sequence CACCAATCCTAACTTGGAATTGAAGTCTTCTCAGGCTTTTATCCACCTTCCAATTCGCAAGAAGGATGTCCATGTACTAAGAATGAATGTAGCTCTAACAATACTTCCCACGAGCATTTTGTTTGGGTAGTGGTTGATGAATAAATAGAACAAACAAGCCCCCGTTTCATTTTTTACTGCTTTAGATAATAGACTCTTCAAATGTGGTTACGAAAAATAAAATGGAAACTTAGGTAGCGTTTAGAAGAGACACAGAGGTTAAGAgactgagactaagagacagattGAAATAAGTCGCAGTGTTGTGTTTAGTGTAAAgtaagagacagagactgaaataagaatgaaactctaatttaatttgtacaaagagtaaaattagaattaattagttAAAATAGAATACTTTAGGTATagaatgttattaaagttttagtctccTTCTCAAAAAATTCTAGTCCCCTGTATCCCCACTAAGGTACtaaaatactaaattttattaTCAATTTCTGAACTAACAAATATAATACTAAATCTCAGTCTCCTAGTTTCCGTCCCAGTACTTCAAAACAAATGTTATCTTAGTGCTTTAATTGTATATTTGTATATGTTAGAGCAGAAGAGAAAGGGGAAACATGACAAAATGCGGCATAAATGTTGAAAGGTGGAAAAAGAGAGTACTCTATTGAGATCTCATGATTGATGTGAAGCTGCACAATTATCGTGCATATCTTAGGCCGCTAGAGAACTACAAAACCAACTAGTTAAAGTTTACGCAACACTTACACAGGTAACAGTTTATCTGTCCCATGAACATATTAAATTTTGTTTCCATGTCTTTCAGATTATTTGTCATTAACTGGAGTCGGTACAAAACAATATCGAACCCCTTTTGTGACGCGATAACGCCCACAAAAGCCAATTCGGCAATGTTAATAGAATCAATGAGGGTGTTTGTTGTACATCTACAACTACTAACGCCACTTCTCACATATCAGCTacatttctatatttttattatgaTTATTAGATTATAGAAACAAACCAAGAGTCCAGCGTAAAAcaatttcaagaacaaatatatcAGTATAGAAGCCACTTTTATGAATTTCATTAGTAGGATTCTTACTCTGAGAAAATCAAATTTCATGTATATACATCAAAGCCCAAAGGATATCATAGGAGCAATATCTAGATCAAATGGGAACCTTGGAAGGTCTAGACCAAAAAGCCTCACCAAGACTATGAAATATGCATCATGTACTTGAAAATTTTGCTATGGATAAAACCAAGCGGAATAAGGATCATGTAATCAACCTCCTCCTACGGGAAGATGCTGGATTATTTGGATTGTATAACACCTAATTATTACTAAAATAAAAGTTCTACTCATGCTTAATTTGCTTATGTCTCGGTCACTGTATTCCGAACATTTTAGAGGGAAGTTCTCCTGATACCCTATTAAAGCAAATATTTATTGCAGCCGCTACTGATATTTTCTACCTGGCTTCATAAGATCGTTCAAATACAAGTTCAGCCAGTTTAAAGTATTCACAAACAACTTTGAAACAGGAATTCCAATATGAAATCAGATTTTGTTCATGTGTGGTGCAGTTATAAACACACATAACATAATGCCTGGTGGATACAGGCTTTATGTACACATATATGGTTTCCAGTGTTTAATCATAAAGTACAGACACTATGCACATATTCACAAAATAAAAGGGGAATATAGTAAAAACACTTACATCTAGGCCAGTTTCTGAGGCATTGTCATATTACGTCAATGTCATCAACATTCAGCCAATCACTAGAATCCTTGGTTTCGGAATTTCGAGCACTTGAATGCTCAGAACCAGCCTGTCTGCTTAACTGCACCCAATCTCGAGAGTCTTTTGTTGAAGAGTCAGACCCTGATCCAGTCTTTTTATAACTTGAAGCAACATCCTCCTCCTCAAGATCACTGAATGACACGTCCTCTTCATTACCAGCAGGCCCAGAAGTTCCACTTCCACCAACCATTTCAGAACTATCCTCTTTCAACCAGTCATCAGCATCATCCTCATCATATGCTTCATCCAAAAATCTATTTGCTGAAATAGATGATGATTGTTCTGCAGTCAGATTTACCGGTGCTTCTTTAATCATAGACACATCAGTAGTCTGAGTTACAGGATGTTTCTCCATCTCAAAATCAGATATATCCACAGATGGGGCTGCTTCAACCACAGCAGCTTTAACTTGAAGAGGAACTGATTCTAGTGGGACACTGGTTGGCACAAGGAGATCTTGGTCTCCCTCTTTTGTAGGAAAATCACCTTTTGCAGATAAATCACGTTCTTCCTTTTCTGTGCTTCTTTTCTCTAATGTATGGGCTAACATTGCTCTAGCTTCCACTATCTGCACACattacatgaatttcaagttaatATGTCTCTATTTTATGAATTAGTTGCATGTGGTTAAAGTATTTAGACAATAAAGTAAATATCATAATCTTGGTTATACAAGGCATGAACAATGGTTAGGCCATGAAATTTCTGAAATAagccaaacaaatacatcaaggcaagAACAATCACTTCCAATTAGCATTTCACTCACCCGTGGGGTTGATAGAAGATCGGCATCACTTTTGTTGAGTCTAGGGTGCAAGAGTACAAAATAAATCACCCAAAAGCAAGCATCGCTCATATATGCCGGACAAAGTTCCATTCTAAGAGAAGCTAAGCTTGGAGCTAGACTTTCAACAGCTAGAGCGTGTTCTTGTTGCACATCAGACAAATCAAAATCTGCattgaaataaaattttgaagataaagaagcAGAACACACACGTGACATCCTAATGCCATAACTCTTCTTATCCAAAAGAAGGTTCTTAAGATGAACAAAGCGAATTCTAAACAGTTTTAGCTGCTAAACATTTCGactagaaacaaacaaaaaaatggtGATAATGAAAATATTGATTTTCATGGAATGGGAAAAGTAAACATTACTGTACAGATTACCAAGCTTCAAGTTCAAGCTCGACAGAGTTGTTAACATGTAAGAGAAATAAATCAATAAAAGCATACAGTCGCTAAGTTCATAATGTGTTGATGTTAAAAAGGATTAGTCTCTATGAAATTTGTGAGCAAAGTAGTAAATTAAATCACATCTAAATTTCGAAtaacaaataattaattaagattcAGATATTCCTGTAACCATGACCTGGAAAAACTGCATTTTGTGCTTTTGATTGCTCTGATTCCAAAAAAAGAAGTAGCATTCAGGAAAAGAAATTAGCGATGATAAGAAAGACAGAAATTACCTACTTATTAATTCTGATAACagggaaaagaaaattgaatataCCATCGGAATCGGCAGCGTGAGGTAGAGGGAAATCCAACCAAGTCTCGGGATGCATCGCAACGTCTCTGGCAAAGAGCACAACGTCCTCGGTTATTCCAACCACACCTTCGAGATCGTAATCATCTTCTTCGGGTCGAATCTGAAGGAAATTCGACGCCATCTTCGTCAACTCCGATACCGCCTTGTTCTCGGAAAGCTTGGAGATCCCACTCCTGAACCTCCCGCTGATCTCCGCAAAATCGCTTCGGATTCCAGCAATgaggtcttcttcttcttcttcttgctctcTCGGCGGTGCATCCGAATCGAGGTTGCCTGCAGGATGGGCGGCGAGAGCGTGGTCGGCGGGAGGGGGAGGGGGAGCGAGGAAGGAGGCGACGCCCCATAACTGGCGGGAAATGGATTTGGTGAGCTCGGAGAGGTCCTCTTTGACGCCGCGAGGGGTGGATGCGGGGGACGGGGATGAGGGTGAGCGTGGATCGGGTATAGTCGAATCTGAATCgggtttggtgttgggaggatgGGGCTCATTGGCGTTAGGAGGGTTATGGTGTTGTTGTTCGTCTTCGTCGTCGAGTCTGAGTGAGTTAGCAATAGTCCTTGCGAACCAGGA carries:
- the LOC107642687 gene encoding uncharacterized protein LOC107642687, whose protein sequence is MSWFARTIANSLRLDDEDEQQHHNPPNANEPHPPNTKPDSDSTIPDPRSPSSPSPASTPRGVKEDLSELTKSISRQLWGVASFLAPPPPPADHALAAHPAGNLDSDAPPREQEEEEEDLIAGIRSDFAEISGRFRSGISKLSENKAVSELTKMASNFLQIRPEEDDYDLEGVVGITEDVVLFARDVAMHPETWLDFPLPHAADSDDFDLSDVQQEHALAVESLAPSLASLRMELCPAYMSDACFWVIYFVLLHPRLNKSDADLLSTPRIVEARAMLAHTLEKRSTEKEERDLSAKGDFPTKEGDQDLLVPTSVPLESVPLQVKAAVVEAAPSVDISDFEMEKHPVTQTTDVSMIKEAPVNLTAEQSSSISANRFLDEAYDEDDADDWLKEDSSEMVGGSGTSGPAGNEEDVSFSDLEEEDVASSYKKTGSGSDSSTKDSRDWVQLSRQAGSEHSSARNSETKDSSDWLNVDDIDVI